In Flavobacterium okayamense, a single window of DNA contains:
- a CDS encoding translocation/assembly module TamB domain-containing protein, which produces MAIILSLPFVQTKLGRIATDNLNEEFGTDLTIDKIAISPFGTVKLGDVLIRDHHKDTLFYIQKLNTSILNLKALYKDGHPYLGDVTIHGLDAKLQEYKGEGETNLDKFVAAFDDGSPSSGKFRMKVTTFDVFDSRFRYIDENLNNPKLLDFTNLNGKLNDFFIKGPDVNTYIERLSFHDHRGLDVQKLTSNFTYTKKNILLENLDAVSKESHVKGRVELLYKREDFSDFNNKVNWDAQLENISISSNDLNYFYDEFGKDNVFYLNTNLKGTLNNFTTHNLKLLDKNQSEIIGNITFKNLFKKDESFYITGNFDRVTSTYNDLGSILPRILGENLPTSLEKLGTVNLSGDVELTDEYINSDIFVVSNLGIVDADLSIQDLGNIDNATYQGELDLKDFNVGVLLNDNNFGKVTAQVDVDGQGFTQKFLNTAVKGKVQKIFFNNYNYTNIEIDGTMKMPYFKGYLNSNDPNLRMDFKGLLDLSSKIKTYDFNSYIDYADLAVLNFNKNDSISIFKGNISMNAKGNSFDDLEGVLNLKNVSYQNNKKQYFFTDFNINSSFDENMVRTIFVNSPDIVTGTVVGKYKINQLSDIVENAVGSLYANYTPNELENGQFLDFNFTIHNKIIEIFVPNVSIAENTKIKGKINADLGKFELDFSSPNILAFNGKFDNVKIDIDNKNPLYNTYVVMDSLRFNRYKISDFNLINLTLNDTLFVRTEFNGGSKNQDQYSLNLYHTIDSTKKSIVGFKKSEVKLRDYLWFINEKESKDNKIVFTKDLKEFNFEKISLSHKDQKMSFFGALKDSTYKDLNLSFHDVDLEKIIPAVDSLHFNGKLNGFASLKQNKEIYKPQSNLTIDSLKINKYPIGNFALNIEGNDAFSKFKVNSSIEQDGNESFYLNGDVGFINNQTNLDLIAGLDEFQLAPFGPLLTDIVSNVRGEATGRATIKGSITSPEIDGRLYLDKSGLTIPYLNTDYDFEKDAIVDVTEHQFLFRNIKVTDSKYNTSGILNGNVRHEAFDNWEIDLEVKSNNILALDTKDDDDVYYYGTAFLNGNASIKGPTNALVVKVAGESEKGTSIKIPVSDAEEIGDNSFINFISYQEKYNKDRGIVTLDNKYKGIELDFDFDIDTDAEIEVILDRNSGHAMKGRGYGSMKMEINTLGKFLMYGDFIVEEGDYRFKYGGLIDKKFIVKRGGTIRWEGEPMNAILNLEAVYNTQANPGVLLESASFNRKVDTNVSILINGNLSNPEPDFNIDFPNVSSVMKSEIDYQLQNKDKRQTQALALLSTGSFMTPENAGNAAYGPLFERASSLFSDIFSDEDSKLQLGVDYSQGDRLNQISDRVGVTLATQINDKISINGKVGVPVGGVTESVLVGNVEIQMQLNDEGTLKAHVFNRENDINYIGNGIGYTQGLGITYTVDFDTFKELIQNVFAKQKKKKEENDNQSDQTPDSEFSPDYINFINERKVKKSSDAKEEEVQKVPEIE; this is translated from the coding sequence ATGGCTATCATATTATCGTTACCATTTGTTCAAACTAAACTTGGTAGAATAGCTACAGATAATTTAAATGAAGAGTTTGGTACGGATCTGACTATTGATAAGATTGCAATATCTCCATTTGGTACAGTAAAATTAGGTGATGTTTTAATTAGGGATCATCATAAAGACACGCTTTTTTACATTCAGAAATTGAACACTTCAATTCTAAATCTTAAAGCACTGTATAAAGACGGTCATCCTTATTTAGGCGATGTTACTATTCACGGTTTAGATGCAAAATTGCAAGAATATAAGGGAGAAGGTGAAACTAATCTAGATAAATTTGTAGCTGCTTTTGATGATGGAAGTCCTTCATCTGGGAAGTTTAGAATGAAGGTAACTACCTTTGATGTATTTGATAGTAGGTTTAGATATATTGATGAAAATCTAAACAATCCAAAATTATTAGATTTTACAAATCTTAACGGGAAACTTAACGATTTTTTTATAAAAGGACCCGATGTAAATACTTACATCGAAAGACTTAGTTTTCATGATCACCGAGGTTTAGATGTTCAAAAACTTACTTCAAATTTTACGTATACTAAGAAAAATATTTTACTTGAAAATCTTGATGCTGTTTCTAAAGAATCTCATGTAAAAGGTAGAGTAGAGCTTTTATATAAGCGCGAAGATTTTTCAGATTTCAATAACAAAGTTAATTGGGATGCTCAATTAGAAAATATTTCAATTTCTTCTAATGATTTAAATTACTTCTATGATGAATTTGGTAAAGACAATGTATTTTATCTAAATACTAATTTAAAAGGTACTTTAAATAATTTCACTACACACAATCTTAAACTTTTGGATAAAAACCAATCAGAGATAATTGGAAACATTACTTTTAAAAATTTATTTAAAAAAGACGAATCTTTTTATATAACTGGAAATTTTGATAGAGTAACTTCAACCTATAATGATTTGGGAAGTATTTTACCAAGAATTTTAGGCGAAAACCTTCCTACTTCACTTGAAAAATTAGGTACAGTTAATTTGAGTGGTGATGTTGAGTTAACAGATGAATATATTAACTCAGATATTTTTGTTGTTTCTAATTTAGGAATTGTTGATGCTGATTTATCTATTCAAGATTTAGGAAATATTGACAATGCAACGTATCAAGGAGAATTAGATTTAAAAGATTTCAATGTAGGAGTTCTATTAAATGACAATAACTTTGGTAAGGTTACTGCTCAAGTAGATGTTGATGGTCAAGGGTTTACACAAAAATTTTTAAACACTGCAGTTAAAGGAAAAGTTCAAAAAATATTTTTTAATAATTATAATTATACCAATATAGAGATCGACGGAACTATGAAAATGCCTTATTTTAAAGGTTATTTAAATAGTAACGATCCGAATCTTCGCATGGACTTTAAAGGTCTTTTAGATTTAAGTTCAAAGATTAAAACCTACGACTTTAATTCGTATATTGATTATGCAGATTTAGCGGTATTAAACTTCAATAAAAATGATTCTATTTCTATTTTTAAGGGAAATATAAGCATGAATGCTAAAGGAAATTCTTTTGATGATTTAGAAGGCGTTTTAAATTTGAAAAATGTTTCCTATCAGAATAATAAAAAACAGTATTTCTTTACTGATTTCAATATAAACTCTTCTTTCGACGAAAATATGGTTAGAACTATTTTCGTTAATTCACCTGATATTGTAACTGGAACAGTGGTTGGTAAGTATAAAATTAATCAGCTTTCAGATATAGTTGAAAATGCGGTTGGAAGTTTATATGCTAATTATACACCTAATGAATTAGAGAATGGACAGTTTTTAGATTTTAATTTTACCATACATAATAAGATTATAGAAATTTTTGTTCCAAATGTATCTATTGCCGAAAACACTAAAATCAAAGGTAAGATTAATGCTGATTTAGGTAAGTTTGAATTGGATTTTTCATCGCCAAATATTCTTGCTTTTAATGGAAAATTTGACAATGTTAAAATAGATATCGATAATAAAAACCCTTTATACAACACTTATGTTGTTATGGATAGTTTACGATTTAATCGATATAAAATTTCAGATTTTAATTTAATTAATTTAACTCTAAATGACACATTATTTGTGAGAACGGAGTTTAATGGTGGAAGTAAAAATCAAGATCAATATTCATTAAACTTATATCATACTATAGATAGTACTAAAAAGTCTATCGTAGGGTTTAAAAAATCTGAAGTTAAACTTAGAGATTATTTATGGTTTATTAATGAAAAAGAATCTAAGGATAATAAAATAGTATTTACAAAGGATTTAAAAGAATTTAATTTTGAAAAGATAAGTTTATCTCATAAAGATCAAAAAATGAGTTTCTTTGGTGCTTTAAAAGATTCAACTTATAAAGATTTAAATCTAAGTTTTCACGATGTAGATTTAGAAAAAATAATTCCAGCCGTTGATAGTCTACACTTTAATGGTAAGTTAAATGGATTTGCTTCTTTAAAGCAAAATAAAGAAATATACAAACCGCAATCTAATCTTACTATCGACAGTTTAAAAATAAACAAATACCCGATTGGTAATTTTGCTTTAAATATTGAAGGAAATGATGCCTTTAGTAAATTTAAAGTCAATTCATCAATTGAACAAGATGGAAATGAATCCTTTTATTTGAATGGAGATGTTGGTTTTATAAATAATCAAACCAACTTGGATTTAATTGCTGGTTTAGATGAATTTCAATTAGCACCATTTGGGCCTTTACTTACTGATATAGTTTCAAATGTAAGAGGAGAAGCTACTGGAAGAGCTACCATAAAAGGAAGCATTACGAGCCCTGAAATTGATGGTAGACTTTATCTTGATAAATCGGGTTTAACAATACCTTATTTAAACACAGATTACGATTTTGAAAAAGATGCTATAGTTGATGTTACTGAACACCAATTTTTATTTAGAAATATTAAAGTAACAGATAGTAAATATAATACATCTGGTATTTTGAACGGAAATGTTCGACATGAAGCTTTTGATAATTGGGAAATAGATTTAGAGGTAAAATCTAATAACATTTTAGCCTTAGATACAAAGGATGATGATGACGTTTACTATTATGGAACAGCTTTTTTAAATGGTAACGCTTCTATTAAAGGACCAACAAATGCCTTGGTAGTAAAAGTAGCTGGTGAATCTGAAAAAGGAACTTCAATAAAAATACCTGTAAGTGATGCTGAAGAAATAGGCGATAATTCTTTTATAAATTTTATTTCTTACCAAGAAAAGTATAATAAAGATAGAGGTATAGTCACTCTTGACAACAAATACAAAGGAATTGAATTAGATTTTGATTTTGATATAGATACAGATGCAGAAATTGAAGTAATCTTAGATAGAAACTCTGGTCACGCCATGAAAGGTCGTGGGTATGGTTCTATGAAAATGGAAATAAACACTTTAGGAAAGTTTTTAATGTATGGTGACTTTATCGTTGAAGAAGGAGATTACAGATTCAAATATGGAGGATTAATTGATAAAAAGTTTATCGTTAAAAGAGGTGGTACAATTCGTTGGGAAGGAGAACCAATGAATGCTATTTTGAATTTAGAAGCGGTTTACAATACTCAAGCTAATCCAGGAGTTTTACTTGAGAGTGCTTCCTTTAACCGAAAAGTAGATACTAATGTGTCAATTTTGATTAATGGTAACTTAAGTAATCCTGAACCCGATTTCAATATTGATTTTCCGAATGTAAGTTCTGTAATGAAAAGTGAAATTGATTATCAATTACAAAATAAAGACAAACGTCAAACTCAAGCTTTAGCTTTATTATCAACTGGTTCCTTTATGACACCTGAAAATGCGGGTAATGCAGCTTATGGACCTCTATTTGAAAGAGCAAGTTCTTTATTTAGTGATATTTTCTCAGATGAAGATAGTAAACTTCAACTAGGTGTAGATTACAGTCAAGGCGATAGATTAAATCAAATTTCAGATAGAGTAGGTGTCACTTTGGCAACACAAATCAATGATAAAATATCAATCAATGGTAAAGTAGGAGTTCCTGTAGGAGGTGTTACCGAATCTGTTTTGGTTGGTAATGTTGAGATTCAAATGCAGTTGAATGATGAAGGTACTTTAAAAGCCCATGTCTTTAATAGAGAAAATGATATTAATTACATAGGTAATGGTATTGGATATACACAAGGTTTAGGAATTACCTATACAGTTGATTTTGATACTTTTAAAGAATTGATTCAAAACGTATTTGCAAAACAAAAGAAAAAGAAAGAAGAAAACGATAATCAATCGGATCAAACTCCAGATTCTGAATTTTCTCCAGATTATATAAATTTTATTAACGAACGTAAGGTTAAAAAGTCTTCTGATGCTAAAGAAGAAGAAGTGCAAAAAGTACCAGAAATAGAGTAG
- the tsaD gene encoding tRNA (adenosine(37)-N6)-threonylcarbamoyltransferase complex transferase subunit TsaD → MKENKIYTLAIESSCDDTSAAILCNDKVLSNIVARQAIHEEYGGVVPELASRAHQQNIVPVVDVAIKKAGISKEDLNCIAFTQGPGLMGSLLVGGSFAKSLSMALDIPLVAVNHMKAHILAHFIDEEGFDKPTFPFLALTISGGHTQIVKVNSFFDLEIIGETTDDAVGEAFDKSAKILGLPYPGGPLIDKYAQEGNPKAFQFTKPKVDGLNFSFSGLKTQILYFIQKNVKENSNFIEENKADICASIQHTIIQILMDKLKLAVKETGINQIAIGGGVSANSGIRKTLKEAESKYGWKTYIPKFEYTTDNAAMIGIVGYYNFLENNFSTNNVVSKARIKF, encoded by the coding sequence ATGAAAGAGAATAAAATTTACACTTTAGCAATTGAAAGTTCGTGTGATGATACTTCAGCAGCCATTTTATGCAACGATAAAGTATTATCAAATATTGTAGCAAGACAAGCTATACATGAAGAATATGGTGGTGTTGTACCCGAATTAGCTTCTCGTGCTCATCAACAAAATATTGTTCCTGTTGTAGACGTTGCCATTAAAAAAGCTGGAATTTCAAAAGAAGATCTTAACTGTATTGCTTTTACGCAAGGTCCAGGATTAATGGGGTCGTTATTGGTAGGCGGTTCTTTTGCTAAGTCATTGAGTATGGCCTTAGATATTCCACTTGTAGCTGTAAATCACATGAAAGCTCATATTTTAGCACATTTTATTGATGAAGAAGGTTTTGACAAACCTACTTTTCCTTTCTTGGCTTTAACTATAAGTGGCGGACATACACAAATTGTTAAAGTCAATAGTTTTTTCGATTTAGAAATTATTGGAGAAACTACAGATGATGCTGTTGGTGAAGCGTTTGATAAATCGGCTAAAATATTAGGTCTTCCCTATCCTGGCGGACCATTAATTGATAAATACGCACAAGAAGGAAATCCGAAAGCTTTTCAGTTTACAAAACCCAAAGTAGATGGTTTAAACTTCAGTTTCAGTGGATTAAAAACGCAGATTTTATATTTTATTCAGAAGAATGTAAAAGAAAACTCTAATTTTATTGAGGAAAATAAGGCGGATATTTGTGCTTCTATTCAGCATACCATTATTCAAATTTTAATGGATAAATTAAAGTTAGCCGTAAAGGAAACTGGAATTAATCAAATAGCAATTGGTGGTGGAGTTTCTGCAAACTCAGGAATTCGTAAAACATTAAAAGAAGCTGAATCAAAATATGGTTGGAAAACCTATATTCCAAAATTTGAATATACAACAGACAACGCAGCAATGATAGGAATCGTTGGTTATTATAATTTTTTAGAAAATAATTTCAGCACAAACAATGTTGTTTCAAAAGCACGAATTAAATTCTAA
- a CDS encoding 16S rRNA (uracil(1498)-N(3))-methyltransferase, which translates to MQLFYNSEIKNTDSSFVFDKEESKHIVKVLRKKESDKIFITNGLGFLFISEISLASDKKCEVKILEIQKFEKPKYNLHIAVAPTKMNDRFEWFLEKATEIGIQEITPIICEHSERKVYKIDRAEKIIQSAMKQSNQFYLPKINEPVSFKEFIANTNCENKFIAHCVETERKELKESVKPGGNYVILIGPEGDFSENEIELALANNYKAVLLGNTRLRTETAALVACHTVALINE; encoded by the coding sequence ATGCAATTATTCTATAATTCTGAAATAAAAAACACCGATTCTTCTTTCGTTTTCGACAAAGAAGAAAGCAAGCATATAGTTAAAGTTTTACGTAAAAAAGAAAGTGATAAAATATTTATAACAAATGGATTAGGTTTTTTATTTATTTCAGAAATAAGTTTAGCTTCTGACAAAAAATGTGAAGTTAAAATCTTAGAAATTCAAAAATTTGAAAAACCAAAATACAACCTTCATATTGCGGTTGCTCCAACAAAAATGAACGACCGATTCGAATGGTTTTTAGAAAAAGCAACTGAAATTGGTATTCAAGAAATCACACCTATTATATGTGAACATTCTGAACGAAAAGTGTATAAAATTGATAGAGCTGAGAAGATAATTCAATCAGCGATGAAACAATCCAATCAGTTTTATTTGCCTAAAATAAATGAACCCGTTTCATTTAAAGAATTTATTGCAAATACAAATTGCGAGAATAAATTTATTGCGCATTGTGTTGAAACTGAACGCAAAGAATTGAAAGAAAGTGTGAAACCAGGTGGAAATTACGTAATTTTGATTGGTCCCGAAGGTGATTTTTCTGAAAATGAAATTGAATTAGCTTTAGCAAATAATTACAAAGCGGTTTTATTAGGAAATACACGTCTTCGTACAGAAACTGCAGCTTTAGTAGCTTGTCATACAGTTGCTTTAATTAATGAATAA
- a CDS encoding DUF4159 domain-containing protein yields the protein MRRIYILFLISSFFGFSQEIALLKYSGGGDWYANPTSLPNLIQFCNQNINTNINSKPATVSAESNELTSYPFVHMTGHGNVVFSPNEVINLRNYLLSGGFLHIDDNYGMDEYIRKEIKKLFPNQDLVEIPQNHQIFQKPYNFPDGLPKIHEHDKSRPQAFGIFIENRLVILYTFECDLGDGWEDKEVHKDPADVRLKALQMGANILNYVFNN from the coding sequence ATGAGAAGAATATATATTTTATTTCTGATTTCTTCTTTCTTTGGATTTTCCCAAGAAATAGCGCTATTAAAATACTCTGGTGGTGGCGATTGGTATGCAAATCCTACATCTTTGCCTAATTTAATTCAGTTTTGCAATCAAAATATTAATACAAATATTAATTCAAAACCTGCAACAGTTTCTGCAGAGAGCAATGAACTTACTTCCTACCCTTTTGTACACATGACAGGACATGGAAATGTTGTTTTTAGCCCAAATGAAGTAATTAACCTTAGAAATTACTTACTTTCTGGTGGTTTTTTACATATTGACGATAATTATGGTATGGATGAATACATTAGAAAAGAAATAAAAAAACTCTTTCCAAACCAAGATTTAGTTGAAATTCCGCAAAATCATCAAATTTTTCAAAAACCCTATAATTTTCCGGATGGTTTGCCAAAAATTCACGAACATGACAAAAGTAGACCTCAAGCTTTTGGAATCTTTATTGAAAATCGATTGGTTATACTCTATACTTTTGAATGTGATTTAGGCGATGGCTGGGAAGACAAAGAAGTTCATAAGGATCCAGCGGATGTTCGTTTAAAAGCTTTACAAATGGGAGCTAATATTTTAAATTACGTTTTCAACAATTAA
- a CDS encoding TrmH family RNA methyltransferase, which yields MEQLDHFTTEFQARKFPITVICDEVYFQQNIGSIFRVCEAFGVEKIIFTGKNFILSERKVNKTSRNTHKIVPYEIYLNKEELLSYLQNSNAEIIALEITSKSKPIENVQLNSKPIILIIGSEIYGVSKELLSVCNQSVHIQMFGKNSSMNVVQSLGISLYELTKILNK from the coding sequence TTGGAACAATTAGATCACTTCACTACAGAATTTCAGGCTCGCAAATTTCCAATAACAGTTATTTGTGATGAAGTCTATTTTCAACAAAACATTGGAAGTATTTTTAGAGTATGTGAAGCTTTTGGTGTAGAAAAAATCATTTTTACAGGTAAAAATTTTATACTTTCAGAAAGAAAAGTCAATAAAACATCTAGAAATACACATAAAATTGTTCCGTACGAAATCTATTTAAACAAAGAAGAACTTCTATCTTATTTGCAAAACTCTAATGCTGAGATAATTGCACTTGAAATAACTTCTAAAAGCAAACCGATTGAGAATGTTCAACTCAATTCAAAACCTATTATTTTAATTATTGGAAGTGAAATTTATGGTGTTTCAAAAGAATTACTTTCAGTTTGCAATCAATCGGTACACATTCAAATGTTTGGAAAAAACAGTAGCATGAATGTAGTACAATCGCTTGGAATTTCTTTATATGAATTAACTAAAATCCTGAATAAATAA
- a CDS encoding zinc metalloprotease produces MKKILLAVSILTLVFSCSKEENTNPENSQANTLAKERHCASHDVLEMQLKEDPGFAQKIADIESFTENAILQGKAANMGTITIPVVVNVLYRTSSENISQSQIQSQIDALNKDFNAANNDFNQVPAIFSGVKANVGVTFVLDAVKRKQTSKSSWGTRDAMKKTKRGGINPTSPNTKLNIWVCTIGGGILGYAQFPGGSSSTDGVVIDSRYFGTTGTATAPFNKGRTATHEVGHWMNLRHIWGDTNCGNDFVIDTPTHNTANYGCPSYPHYSTCSGNPVEMTMNYMDYTDDACMYMFSEGQKNRMLAVFAPGGPRASFN; encoded by the coding sequence ATGAAAAAAATTTTGTTAGCGGTCTCTATCTTGACCTTGGTGTTTTCATGTTCAAAAGAAGAAAACACAAATCCTGAAAATTCTCAAGCTAATACATTAGCCAAAGAAAGGCATTGCGCTTCTCATGATGTTTTAGAAATGCAATTAAAAGAAGATCCTGGGTTTGCACAAAAAATCGCAGACATTGAAAGTTTTACTGAAAATGCAATTCTTCAAGGTAAAGCTGCAAATATGGGTACAATAACAATTCCTGTTGTTGTAAATGTTTTGTATAGAACTTCTTCTGAAAATATTTCTCAATCTCAAATTCAATCTCAGATAGATGCTTTAAACAAAGATTTTAATGCTGCAAATAATGATTTCAATCAAGTTCCAGCTATATTTTCGGGAGTTAAAGCTAATGTAGGCGTTACATTTGTTTTAGATGCTGTTAAAAGAAAGCAAACAAGCAAATCATCTTGGGGTACTCGTGATGCTATGAAAAAAACAAAGCGTGGAGGTATAAATCCAACTTCACCTAATACAAAATTGAATATTTGGGTTTGTACTATTGGTGGTGGAATCTTGGGTTATGCGCAATTTCCAGGAGGAAGTTCTTCTACTGATGGTGTAGTAATAGATTCTAGATATTTTGGAACAACTGGAACTGCAACAGCTCCTTTTAATAAAGGTAGAACAGCAACTCATGAAGTGGGCCACTGGATGAATTTAAGACATATTTGGGGTGATACAAATTGTGGAAATGATTTTGTTATTGATACCCCTACACATAATACAGCTAATTATGGTTGCCCTTCTTATCCTCATTATTCAACTTGTTCTGGAAATCCAGTTGAAATGACAATGAATTATATGGATTATACTGACGATGCTTGTATGTACATGTTTAGTGAAGGTCAAAAAAATAGAATGCTTGCAGTTTTTGCACCAGGCGGACCAAGAGCTTCCTTTAATTAA
- a CDS encoding AI-2E family transporter has protein sequence MTSKELSNGLLRTIAILSAIALVFFLIYKLSSIIVYLIVSVLFTLLGNPIVRFLETKLKFKNTLAVVTTLILSILLITGIVMLFVPLILSQGENLSLLDVDKMEQNYNELVESLDGFLIGHGYNLSSILSDSNLFSHLNLNFIPNIFGSIVNIIGNFGMGLASVLFISFFFLKDKEILFNNFQSVLPKNQKDRILNSISKISNLLSRYFGALLAQLSIIMILYLILFLIFGVENAFIIALLCAILNVIPYLGPLLGMIVALTLILLSGIGLENFSDILPKTIYVFIGMVVVQLIDNNFTQPILFSKSTKSSPLEIFLVILASGTLFGVVGMIVAVPTYTAIKVIAKEFLPNNKIVKTLTKEI, from the coding sequence ATGACATCTAAAGAACTTTCAAACGGACTTTTAAGAACTATTGCAATTTTATCAGCAATTGCTTTAGTTTTTTTCTTAATCTACAAACTGTCTTCTATTATAGTTTACCTAATAGTTTCAGTTCTTTTTACTCTTTTAGGTAATCCAATTGTTCGATTTTTAGAAACTAAATTAAAGTTTAAAAACACGCTTGCTGTTGTTACAACTTTAATTCTTTCTATATTATTAATTACTGGAATTGTAATGCTTTTTGTTCCGTTAATTCTTTCTCAAGGAGAAAATTTATCGCTTTTAGATGTTGATAAAATGGAACAAAATTATAATGAGTTAGTAGAGTCGTTAGATGGATTTTTGATTGGTCATGGATATAACTTATCCTCTATTCTATCCGATTCAAATTTATTTTCACATTTAAATTTAAATTTCATTCCCAATATTTTCGGCTCTATTGTAAATATAATTGGTAATTTCGGAATGGGTTTAGCTTCGGTTTTATTTATTTCTTTTTTCTTTTTAAAAGACAAAGAGATTTTATTCAACAATTTCCAATCAGTTTTACCTAAGAATCAAAAGGATAGAATTCTAAATTCAATTTCAAAAATCTCAAATCTTTTATCACGATATTTCGGAGCATTATTAGCGCAATTAAGTATTATCATGATTTTGTACTTAATTCTGTTTTTAATTTTCGGAGTTGAAAATGCTTTTATAATAGCACTACTTTGCGCTATTTTAAATGTAATTCCATATTTAGGTCCGCTTTTAGGAATGATTGTCGCCTTAACGCTAATTTTATTAAGCGGAATTGGACTTGAAAATTTTTCCGATATTCTTCCTAAAACAATTTACGTTTTCATAGGAATGGTAGTTGTTCAGTTAATCGACAACAATTTTACCCAACCTATTTTGTTTTCAAAAAGTACAAAATCTTCTCCATTAGAAATTTTCTTGGTTATTTTAGCATCGGGAACGCTTTTTGGTGTTGTTGGAATGATTGTAGCCGTACCAACTTATACAGCAATTAAAGTAATAGCTAAAGAATTTTTACCAAACAATAAAATCGTTAAAACGTTAACAAAAGAAATATAA
- a CDS encoding class I SAM-dependent methyltransferase yields the protein MDHLLLLKNEVQDFINANLNSNILELALKKNPLSDIPYSLLIEQIAAKQKAKIKLPTWFTTENIIYPSKVSVEQTSSEKTAAYKASLVSGNSLIDLSGGFGIDDYYFAKNFQNVMHCEINEDLSQIVAHNYKQLNVSNIECFAGNSSEILKEINQKFDCIYIDPSRRNDAKGKVFMLKDCEPNVPELLDFYFTFSNKIIIKTAPILDIQAGLSELKFVKNIHIVALENEVKELLWEIERDFTSEISIVTINIEKDTIQRSKILISDDKHSKYSLPQNYLYEPNASLLKSGKFESIGTLFKINKLHQHSHLYTSENLEGFQGRKFKIINCLPFDKEVGKKYLLKQKMNVATRNFPLKPEDIKKKFKITDGGTVFAFFTTNLDNQKIVLLCEKI from the coding sequence ATGGACCATTTACTTTTGTTAAAAAACGAAGTTCAAGATTTTATCAATGCCAATTTAAATTCGAATATATTAGAATTAGCATTGAAAAAAAATCCTTTATCTGATATTCCTTATTCATTATTAATAGAACAAATTGCCGCAAAACAAAAGGCTAAAATTAAATTACCAACATGGTTTACTACTGAAAATATAATTTATCCTTCTAAAGTTTCTGTTGAACAGACTTCCTCAGAAAAAACAGCAGCATACAAAGCTTCATTGGTTAGCGGAAATTCGTTAATTGATTTATCTGGCGGATTTGGTATTGATGATTATTATTTTGCTAAAAACTTTCAAAATGTAATGCATTGTGAAATAAACGAAGATTTATCTCAAATAGTTGCTCATAATTACAAACAACTAAATGTTTCTAATATTGAATGTTTTGCAGGAAATAGTTCGGAAATTCTAAAAGAAATAAATCAAAAGTTCGATTGTATTTACATTGATCCTTCACGAAGAAACGATGCAAAAGGAAAGGTTTTTATGCTCAAAGATTGCGAACCAAATGTTCCTGAACTTTTAGATTTTTATTTTACTTTTTCTAATAAAATAATCATAAAAACTGCTCCAATACTTGATATTCAAGCGGGTTTAAGCGAACTGAAATTTGTCAAAAACATTCATATTGTAGCTTTAGAGAACGAGGTAAAAGAATTGCTTTGGGAAATTGAAAGAGACTTTACCAGTGAAATTTCAATTGTTACTATAAACATTGAAAAAGATACTATTCAACGATCAAAAATTTTAATTAGCGACGACAAGCATTCAAAATATTCATTGCCACAAAATTATTTATACGAACCAAATGCTTCCCTTCTTAAATCAGGTAAATTTGAAAGTATTGGTACTTTATTCAAAATAAACAAGTTACACCAACATTCCCATTTATATACTTCTGAAAATTTAGAAGGTTTTCAAGGTAGAAAATTCAAAATAATCAATTGTCTTCCTTTTGATAAAGAAGTAGGAAAAAAATACCTTTTAAAACAGAAAATGAATGTTGCTACGCGAAATTTTCCGTTAAAACCAGAAGACATTAAAAAGAAATTTAAAATTACCGATGGTGGAACAGTTTTTGCTTTCTTTACTACAAATTTAGATAATCAAAAAATAGTTTTACTTTGCGAAAAAATTTAA